Proteins from a genomic interval of Betta splendens chromosome 10, fBetSpl5.4, whole genome shotgun sequence:
- the nocta gene encoding nocturnin isoform X2, with product MEAMVFSMGGGSSRLFGTLAQSLNSITLAQSDLYPEESPDHHQELAELDPDQLLRECEEALQRRPARPRRDLVYPTGRVPRRCKNNPSVRIMQWNILAQALGEGKDGFIRCPMDALNWQERKYLILEEILTYSPDIVCLQEVDHFYDTFHPIMSSLGYHSSFLPKPWSPCLDVEQNNGPDGCALFHRSSRFSLDASSHLRLSAMMLPTNQVAIVQMLKCRVTGRQLCVAVTHLKARSGWERLRSAQGADLLHNLRSITSLGVQSNTGPVAVPIVVCGDFNAEPSEDVYWRFSSSPLGLRSAYKLLSSDGQTEPPYTTWKIRPSGESCSTLDYIWYSHHALSVDCLLDIPTEEQIGPDRLPSYHYPSDHLSLLCDMSFREDV from the exons ATGGAGGCCATGG TGTTTTCAAtgggcggcggcagcagcaggttgtttgGTACGTTGGCCCAGTCCCTGAACAGCATTACCTTGGCCCAGTCGGACCTGTACCCTGAGGAAAGCCCAGACCACCATCAGGAGTTGGCTGAATTAGACCCTGACCAGCTGCTCAGAGAGTGCGAGGAAGCCCTGCAGAGGCGCCCGGCCCGCCCACGCCGGGACCTGGTCTATCCCACTGGAAGGGTCCCTCGCCGCTGCAAAAACAACCCTTCAGTTCGCATCATGCAGTGGAACATACTTGCACAAG cTCTTGGAGAAGGGAAGGATGGGTTCATCCGCTGTCCAATGGATGCCCTCAACTGGCAAGAAAGAAAGTATCTGATCCTGGAAGAGATCCTCACCTATAGCCCTGACATTGTGTGTCTCCAGGAAGTGGACCACTTCTACGATACCTTTCACCCAATCATGTCCAGCCTAGGTTaccacagcagcttcctgcccAAACCCTGGTCTCCCTGTCTGGATGTAGAGCAGAATAATGGCCCTGATGGCTGTGCTCTGTTTCATCGCAGTTCCCGTTTCTCTCTTGATGCCTCGTCTCACCTGCGGCTGTCAGCCATGATGCTGCCCACCAACCAGGTAGCTATTGTCCAGATGCTGAAGTGCAGAGTAACGGGCCGGCAGCTGTGCGTGGCAGTCACCCATCTGAAAGCTCGTAGTGGCTGGGAGAGGCTGCGGAGTGCGCAGGGTGCTGACCTCCTGCACAATCTACGCAGCATAACGTCCCTGGGTGTTCAAAGCAACACAGGGCCGGTGGCTGTGCCTATAGTAGTGTGTGGCGACTTTAATGCAGAGCCCTCGGAGGATGTCTACTGGCGCTTTAGCTCCTCCCCCCTCGGTCTGAGATCTGCATAcaagctgctgagctctgacGGACAGACTGAGCCGCCCTATACTACGTGGAAGATCCGGCCCTCTGGCGAGAGCTGTAGCACGCTGGACTATATCTGGTACAGCCATCATGCTTTGAGTGTGGACTGCCTATTGGACATTCCCACAGAAGAGCAGATTGGCCCTGATCGGCTGCCCTCCTACCACTACCCCTCCGACCATCTATCATTGCTGTGTGACATGAGCTTCAGGGAGGACGTGTAG
- the elf2a gene encoding ETS-related transcription factor Elf-2a isoform X2, which yields MTSVVVSDSGGNIVEYVTVVEEPQQCEQLPAEEEEDEEMVQQESEAVIVEGGEEVEEAVEEEEAVVLQEDSCPAVIVEEIPSTQVEECYSAQVLVYDDETYLMQDVAEEQEVVTEVAETVEMSGQDIVCFDKTFEAAEALLHMESPGGLHSERNTEDVMMETVVEVSTECGPIEEESFPIPPDCEPAVKKKRGGGRKPKTHQPASNGSFDLGIKKRPREGKGNTTYLWEFLLELLQDKNTCPKYIKWMQREKGIFKLVDSKAVSRLWGKHKNKPDMNYETMGRALRYYYQRGILAKVEGQRLAYQFKDMPKNIRVIDDEEGDEVEDGEGVVLGQQPAHQQGSVSLVTKSLAATQPQQTFVTVIPNNASNRPIRAMPVVMTNSLGQMTLNSSPILTTTTGVPVTVANASVSAPPKLVIQALPTMLPAGSKAGEKITIITIPANQLATLMQANASGQVTQLIQAKPVATQLTQAFGKPAAGTAPTVQLTAGRSAPQLILAKPAAVAQPLPQLSVQVSQTQPVLPRTHSQDPQLSSQPDAAQSEVEVLLPSSSPATETLSS from the exons ATGACCTCTGTGGTAGTGTCAGACAGTGGAGGGAACATAGTGGAGTATGTCACCGTGGTGGAGGAGCCCCAGCAG TGTGAGCAGCTTcccgctgaggaggaggaggatgaagagatgGTCCAGCAGGAGTCAGAGGCAGTGATCGTAGAGGGcggtgaggaggtggaggaggctgtggaagaggaggaggcggtggtgtTGCAGGAGGACAGCTGCCCAGCAGTGATTGTGGAGGAAATACCCAGCACCCAGGTGGAGGAGTGCTACTCAGCCCAGGTGTTGGTCTATGATGACGAGACATACCTGATGCAAGAtgtggcagaggagcaggaggtggtcACTGAGGTGGCTGAGACTG TGGAAATGTCGGGTCAAGACATTGTGTGTTTTGACAAAACGTTTGAAGCAGCTGAGGCTCTTCTCCACATGGAGTCTCCTGGAGGATTACACAGTGAACGCAACACAG aggatgtgatgatggagaCGGTGGTAGAAGTGTCTACAGAGTGTGGGCCCATAGAGGAAGAGTCCTTCCCCATTCCTCCTGACTGTGAGCCTGCTGtcaagaagaagagaggag GTGGACGCAAGCCCAAGACACACCAGCCTGCCTCCAATGGTTCCTTTGACCTGGGCATCAAAAAGAGGCCAAGGGAAGGCAAAG gcAACACCACCTACCTGTGGGAATTTCTGCTAGAGCTGCTGCAAGATAAAAACACCTGTCCCAAGTACATTAAATGGATGCAGAGAGAGAAGGGCATCTTTAAACTGGTGGATTCCAAGGCGGTGTCCCGGCTGTGGGGAAAACACAAGAACAAGCCTGACATGAACTATGAGACCATGGGCCGAGCGCTGAG gtATTATTACCAACGTGGGATTCTGGCAAAGGTGGAGGGGCAACGTTTGGCCTACCAGTTTAAAGACATGCCCAAAAACATCCGTGTGATCGATGACGAAGAGGGTGACGAAGTAGAGGATGGGGAGGGGGTTGTTCTAGGCCAGCAACCGGCTCACCAGCAAGGCTCTGTCAGCCTGGTCACCAAGTCCCTCGCTGCCACCCAGCCACAGCAGACCTTCGTCACCGTCATCCCTAACAACGCCAGCAACAG gccCATTCGAGCCATGCCAGTCGTAATGACTAACTCATTAGGTCAAATGACGTTAAACTCATCCCCAATCCTCACCACTACCACGGGAGTCCCAGTAACGGTGGCTAATGCCTCAGTCAGCGCGCCCCCTAAACTGGTGATCCAGGCTCTGCCCACCATGCTGCCTGCCGGTTCGAAGGCAGGAGAGAAGATCACCATAATCACGATTCCTGCCAACCAGCTGGCAACGCTCATGCAGGCCAATGCGTCAGGCCAAGTCACACAGCTCATTCAGGCTAAGCCTGTAGCTACACAACTAACACAAGCTTTCGGTAAACCTGCTGCAGGCACCGCACCTACGGTTCAGCTAACGGCAGGGCGATCAGCACCACAGCTCATCCTGGCCAAACCAGCAGCAGTGGCCCAGCCACTGCCTCAGCTTTCTGTTCAGGTAAGCCAAACTCAGCCCGTCCTGCCGAGAACCCACTCCCAAGACCCACAGCTGTCCAGTCAGCCTGACGCAGCACAATCAGAGGTTGAGGTGCTGCTTCCTTCCAGCTCACCAGCAACTGAAACCCTATCATCCTGA
- the nocta gene encoding nocturnin isoform X3, protein MGGGSSRLFGTLAQSLNSITLAQSDLYPEESPDHHQELAELDPDQLLRECEEALQRRPARPRRDLVYPTGRVPRRCKNNPSVRIMQWNILAQALGEGKDGFIRCPMDALNWQERKYLILEEILTYSPDIVCLQEVDHFYDTFHPIMSSLGYHSSFLPKPWSPCLDVEQNNGPDGCALFHRSSRFSLDASSHLRLSAMMLPTNQVAIVQMLKCRVTGRQLCVAVTHLKARSGWERLRSAQGADLLHNLRSITSLGVQSNTGPVAVPIVVCGDFNAEPSEDVYWRFSSSPLGLRSAYKLLSSDGQTEPPYTTWKIRPSGESCSTLDYIWYSHHALSVDCLLDIPTEEQIGPDRLPSYHYPSDHLSLLCDMSFREDV, encoded by the exons AtgggcggcggcagcagcaggttgtttgGTACGTTGGCCCAGTCCCTGAACAGCATTACCTTGGCCCAGTCGGACCTGTACCCTGAGGAAAGCCCAGACCACCATCAGGAGTTGGCTGAATTAGACCCTGACCAGCTGCTCAGAGAGTGCGAGGAAGCCCTGCAGAGGCGCCCGGCCCGCCCACGCCGGGACCTGGTCTATCCCACTGGAAGGGTCCCTCGCCGCTGCAAAAACAACCCTTCAGTTCGCATCATGCAGTGGAACATACTTGCACAAG cTCTTGGAGAAGGGAAGGATGGGTTCATCCGCTGTCCAATGGATGCCCTCAACTGGCAAGAAAGAAAGTATCTGATCCTGGAAGAGATCCTCACCTATAGCCCTGACATTGTGTGTCTCCAGGAAGTGGACCACTTCTACGATACCTTTCACCCAATCATGTCCAGCCTAGGTTaccacagcagcttcctgcccAAACCCTGGTCTCCCTGTCTGGATGTAGAGCAGAATAATGGCCCTGATGGCTGTGCTCTGTTTCATCGCAGTTCCCGTTTCTCTCTTGATGCCTCGTCTCACCTGCGGCTGTCAGCCATGATGCTGCCCACCAACCAGGTAGCTATTGTCCAGATGCTGAAGTGCAGAGTAACGGGCCGGCAGCTGTGCGTGGCAGTCACCCATCTGAAAGCTCGTAGTGGCTGGGAGAGGCTGCGGAGTGCGCAGGGTGCTGACCTCCTGCACAATCTACGCAGCATAACGTCCCTGGGTGTTCAAAGCAACACAGGGCCGGTGGCTGTGCCTATAGTAGTGTGTGGCGACTTTAATGCAGAGCCCTCGGAGGATGTCTACTGGCGCTTTAGCTCCTCCCCCCTCGGTCTGAGATCTGCATAcaagctgctgagctctgacGGACAGACTGAGCCGCCCTATACTACGTGGAAGATCCGGCCCTCTGGCGAGAGCTGTAGCACGCTGGACTATATCTGGTACAGCCATCATGCTTTGAGTGTGGACTGCCTATTGGACATTCCCACAGAAGAGCAGATTGGCCCTGATCGGCTGCCCTCCTACCACTACCCCTCCGACCATCTATCATTGCTGTGTGACATGAGCTTCAGGGAGGACGTGTAG
- the nocta gene encoding nocturnin isoform X1 produces the protein MCRKPLSSRCSVTHWEMTRSFRVFRLSLPRMKPVRHCSTLLNQLCAVPALAPGRAYPAGLRQLRPGVRGGASVTEPKAVFSMGGGSSRLFGTLAQSLNSITLAQSDLYPEESPDHHQELAELDPDQLLRECEEALQRRPARPRRDLVYPTGRVPRRCKNNPSVRIMQWNILAQALGEGKDGFIRCPMDALNWQERKYLILEEILTYSPDIVCLQEVDHFYDTFHPIMSSLGYHSSFLPKPWSPCLDVEQNNGPDGCALFHRSSRFSLDASSHLRLSAMMLPTNQVAIVQMLKCRVTGRQLCVAVTHLKARSGWERLRSAQGADLLHNLRSITSLGVQSNTGPVAVPIVVCGDFNAEPSEDVYWRFSSSPLGLRSAYKLLSSDGQTEPPYTTWKIRPSGESCSTLDYIWYSHHALSVDCLLDIPTEEQIGPDRLPSYHYPSDHLSLLCDMSFREDV, from the exons ATGTGCAGGAAACCCCTCAGCAGCCGTTGCTCCGTGACACACTGGGAAATGACGCGAAGCTTCCGCGTGTTTCGGCTTTCTCT GCCAAGAATGAAGCCGGTTCGCCACTGTTCAACTCTCCTCAACCAGCTGTGTGCGGTACCGGCATTGGCACCCGGAAGAGCGTATCCCGCGGGACTACGGCAGCTTCGGCCCGGCGTGAGAGGAGGGGCGTCTGTCACGGAGCCGAAAGCAG TGTTTTCAAtgggcggcggcagcagcaggttgtttgGTACGTTGGCCCAGTCCCTGAACAGCATTACCTTGGCCCAGTCGGACCTGTACCCTGAGGAAAGCCCAGACCACCATCAGGAGTTGGCTGAATTAGACCCTGACCAGCTGCTCAGAGAGTGCGAGGAAGCCCTGCAGAGGCGCCCGGCCCGCCCACGCCGGGACCTGGTCTATCCCACTGGAAGGGTCCCTCGCCGCTGCAAAAACAACCCTTCAGTTCGCATCATGCAGTGGAACATACTTGCACAAG cTCTTGGAGAAGGGAAGGATGGGTTCATCCGCTGTCCAATGGATGCCCTCAACTGGCAAGAAAGAAAGTATCTGATCCTGGAAGAGATCCTCACCTATAGCCCTGACATTGTGTGTCTCCAGGAAGTGGACCACTTCTACGATACCTTTCACCCAATCATGTCCAGCCTAGGTTaccacagcagcttcctgcccAAACCCTGGTCTCCCTGTCTGGATGTAGAGCAGAATAATGGCCCTGATGGCTGTGCTCTGTTTCATCGCAGTTCCCGTTTCTCTCTTGATGCCTCGTCTCACCTGCGGCTGTCAGCCATGATGCTGCCCACCAACCAGGTAGCTATTGTCCAGATGCTGAAGTGCAGAGTAACGGGCCGGCAGCTGTGCGTGGCAGTCACCCATCTGAAAGCTCGTAGTGGCTGGGAGAGGCTGCGGAGTGCGCAGGGTGCTGACCTCCTGCACAATCTACGCAGCATAACGTCCCTGGGTGTTCAAAGCAACACAGGGCCGGTGGCTGTGCCTATAGTAGTGTGTGGCGACTTTAATGCAGAGCCCTCGGAGGATGTCTACTGGCGCTTTAGCTCCTCCCCCCTCGGTCTGAGATCTGCATAcaagctgctgagctctgacGGACAGACTGAGCCGCCCTATACTACGTGGAAGATCCGGCCCTCTGGCGAGAGCTGTAGCACGCTGGACTATATCTGGTACAGCCATCATGCTTTGAGTGTGGACTGCCTATTGGACATTCCCACAGAAGAGCAGATTGGCCCTGATCGGCTGCCCTCCTACCACTACCCCTCCGACCATCTATCATTGCTGTGTGACATGAGCTTCAGGGAGGACGTGTAG
- the elf2a gene encoding ETS-related transcription factor Elf-2a isoform X1 has translation MTSVVVSDSGGNIVEYVTVVEEPQQCEQLPAEEEEDEEMVQQESEAVIVEGGEEVEEAVEEEEAVVLQEDSCPAVIVEEIPSTQVEECYSAQVLVYDDETYLMQDVAEEQEVVTEVAETVEMSGQDIVCFDKTFEAAEALLHMESPGGLHSERNTAEDVMMETVVEVSTECGPIEEESFPIPPDCEPAVKKKRGGGRKPKTHQPASNGSFDLGIKKRPREGKGNTTYLWEFLLELLQDKNTCPKYIKWMQREKGIFKLVDSKAVSRLWGKHKNKPDMNYETMGRALRYYYQRGILAKVEGQRLAYQFKDMPKNIRVIDDEEGDEVEDGEGVVLGQQPAHQQGSVSLVTKSLAATQPQQTFVTVIPNNASNRPIRAMPVVMTNSLGQMTLNSSPILTTTTGVPVTVANASVSAPPKLVIQALPTMLPAGSKAGEKITIITIPANQLATLMQANASGQVTQLIQAKPVATQLTQAFGKPAAGTAPTVQLTAGRSAPQLILAKPAAVAQPLPQLSVQVSQTQPVLPRTHSQDPQLSSQPDAAQSEVEVLLPSSSPATETLSS, from the exons ATGACCTCTGTGGTAGTGTCAGACAGTGGAGGGAACATAGTGGAGTATGTCACCGTGGTGGAGGAGCCCCAGCAG TGTGAGCAGCTTcccgctgaggaggaggaggatgaagagatgGTCCAGCAGGAGTCAGAGGCAGTGATCGTAGAGGGcggtgaggaggtggaggaggctgtggaagaggaggaggcggtggtgtTGCAGGAGGACAGCTGCCCAGCAGTGATTGTGGAGGAAATACCCAGCACCCAGGTGGAGGAGTGCTACTCAGCCCAGGTGTTGGTCTATGATGACGAGACATACCTGATGCAAGAtgtggcagaggagcaggaggtggtcACTGAGGTGGCTGAGACTG TGGAAATGTCGGGTCAAGACATTGTGTGTTTTGACAAAACGTTTGAAGCAGCTGAGGCTCTTCTCCACATGGAGTCTCCTGGAGGATTACACAGTGAACGCAACACAG CAGaggatgtgatgatggagaCGGTGGTAGAAGTGTCTACAGAGTGTGGGCCCATAGAGGAAGAGTCCTTCCCCATTCCTCCTGACTGTGAGCCTGCTGtcaagaagaagagaggag GTGGACGCAAGCCCAAGACACACCAGCCTGCCTCCAATGGTTCCTTTGACCTGGGCATCAAAAAGAGGCCAAGGGAAGGCAAAG gcAACACCACCTACCTGTGGGAATTTCTGCTAGAGCTGCTGCAAGATAAAAACACCTGTCCCAAGTACATTAAATGGATGCAGAGAGAGAAGGGCATCTTTAAACTGGTGGATTCCAAGGCGGTGTCCCGGCTGTGGGGAAAACACAAGAACAAGCCTGACATGAACTATGAGACCATGGGCCGAGCGCTGAG gtATTATTACCAACGTGGGATTCTGGCAAAGGTGGAGGGGCAACGTTTGGCCTACCAGTTTAAAGACATGCCCAAAAACATCCGTGTGATCGATGACGAAGAGGGTGACGAAGTAGAGGATGGGGAGGGGGTTGTTCTAGGCCAGCAACCGGCTCACCAGCAAGGCTCTGTCAGCCTGGTCACCAAGTCCCTCGCTGCCACCCAGCCACAGCAGACCTTCGTCACCGTCATCCCTAACAACGCCAGCAACAG gccCATTCGAGCCATGCCAGTCGTAATGACTAACTCATTAGGTCAAATGACGTTAAACTCATCCCCAATCCTCACCACTACCACGGGAGTCCCAGTAACGGTGGCTAATGCCTCAGTCAGCGCGCCCCCTAAACTGGTGATCCAGGCTCTGCCCACCATGCTGCCTGCCGGTTCGAAGGCAGGAGAGAAGATCACCATAATCACGATTCCTGCCAACCAGCTGGCAACGCTCATGCAGGCCAATGCGTCAGGCCAAGTCACACAGCTCATTCAGGCTAAGCCTGTAGCTACACAACTAACACAAGCTTTCGGTAAACCTGCTGCAGGCACCGCACCTACGGTTCAGCTAACGGCAGGGCGATCAGCACCACAGCTCATCCTGGCCAAACCAGCAGCAGTGGCCCAGCCACTGCCTCAGCTTTCTGTTCAGGTAAGCCAAACTCAGCCCGTCCTGCCGAGAACCCACTCCCAAGACCCACAGCTGTCCAGTCAGCCTGACGCAGCACAATCAGAGGTTGAGGTGCTGCTTCCTTCCAGCTCACCAGCAACTGAAACCCTATCATCCTGA